The following are from one region of the Oreochromis aureus strain Israel breed Guangdong linkage group 1, ZZ_aureus, whole genome shotgun sequence genome:
- the LOC116335795 gene encoding uncharacterized protein LOC116335795 — translation MSQRTNYIMTSQERDHTAVDGADGELSVPENPADEHEIAERRLVESLLDTSEENFLNEKELNEFHCYSGWEDAVYGWARVVPLSCILLTSNTYKKPKHKEADNGTPSSDDPVPSNADSSVSITEQHCESHAGLDNFKKFVSVNQQTGSWSQTAMAAQQTDAAECPFLKAMQRNQTHLLLEEKIYERGMDKETLSQHHHLSSKYSVPENKPAKPRKHSHRPNNRVVPIKNFTFLPPIKPPHLIAKASDHLCRHKKTPEKQTSEKNCFLLDKQRGTRGTRVDTATNSDISTFSAALTSKYQTFWQNPHNVLIPRGIEYNVFQT, via the exons ATGAGTCAAAGGACTAACTACATCATGACCTCGCAAGAAAGGGATCACACAGCTGTGGACGGAGCAGACGGGGAGCTGTCAGTACCGGAGAACCCAGCTGACGAGCACGAAATAGCAGAAAGGAGACTTGTTGAAAGCCTTTTAGATACCAGCGAGGAAAACTTCTTGAATGAGAAGGAGCTAAATGAGTTCCATTGTTACTCTGGTTGGGAGGATGCT GTTTATGGTTGGGCCAGAGTTGTTCCCCTGAGCTGCATACTTTTGACTTCAAACACATACAAGAAACCAAAGCATAAGGAGGCTGACAATGGAACTCCTTCATCTGATGACCCAGTACCTTCTAATGCAGACAGCTCAGTCAGCATTACAGAGCAGCACTGTGAGTCTCATGCAGGCCTggataattttaagaagtttgtgTCAGTAAATCAGCAGACAGGATCTTGGAGTCAAACTGCTATGGCAGCTCAACAGACAGATGCTGCAGAATGTCCTTTCCTTAAAGCCATGCAGAGAAATCAGACACATCTCTTACTGGAAGAAAAGATATATGAGAGGGGGATGGATAAAGAGACACTTTCTCAGCATCACCATCTGTCTTCAAAATATTCTGTGCCAGAGAACAAGCCTGCTAAACCTCGGAAACATAGTCATCGTCCCAATAACAGAGTGGTTCCCATTAAAAACTTCACATTTCTACCACCTATTAAACCACCTCACCTGATTGCCAAGGCCAGTGATCATCTCTGTAGACACAAGAAGACTCCAGAGAAACAAACCTCAGAGAAAAACTGTTTCCTTTTAGACAAGCAGCGTGGAACAAGGGGAACTAGAGTGGACACTGCTACTAATTCAGATATTTCCACTTTCTCTGCAGCGCTGACCTCCAAGTACCAGACATTTTGGCAAAACCCTCACAATGTTTTGATACCAAGAGGTATTGAATACAATGTCTTCCAAACCTGA
- the LOC116335790 gene encoding protein phosphatase 1 regulatory subunit 3E produces MEAESAHPVAVMLPPKNCLPRNYSCIAGLFGSLAASNPRLEDGEDFDMVNATCEPIESAVVDERPRGREISLKPPQSPNLRRRCKSLPTPTERAKLEIARSRSPTIKKKVRFADSLGLELISVKHFDDTDVPEVPERIMAKLPKGPLHLHHLDTKFPRAPAQSVFMELQFTNPGTLPGFEQKVREVKVLLETVEADEFSLCGFVRVLNLAFEKSVSLRYSLNNWITFMDSLASYVPNSSDGVTDKFCFKIVMPTYLDNGGTLQFAIKYCVGGQEFWDNNNGNNYKVRRHRFKMSPPREWENGWIHFI; encoded by the coding sequence ATGGAAGCGGAGTCTGCGCACCCTGTCGCGGTCATGCTTCCCCCAAAGAACTGCCTGCCGAGGAACTACAGTTGCATAGCTGGACTATTCGGGAGTCTTGCAGCGTCAAATCCGAGGCTTGAAGATGGGGAGGATTTTGACATGGTGAACGCCACTTGTGAGCCTATCGAGAGCGCAGTGGTGGATGAGAGGCCAAGGGGCAGAGAGATTTCCCTGAAGCCTCCACAGAGCCCTAATCTGCGTCGGAGGTGCAAGTCTTTGCCTACACCTACAGAGAGAGCAAAGTTAGAGATCGCCCGCAGCAGAAGCCCAACCATTAAGAAAAAAGTCCGTTTCGCGGACTCCCTGGGCCTGGAGCTCATTTCAGTGAAGCACTTTGACGACACAGATGTTCCCGAGGTGCCTGAGCGCATAATGGCAAAATTACCCAAGGGACCCCTTCACCTTCATCACTTGGACACAAAATTCCCCCGGGCTCCTGCGCAGTCTGTGTTCATGGAATTGCAGTTCACCAACCCAGGCACATTACCCGGCTTCGAGCAGAAAGTGAGGGAGGTAAAAGTCCTGTTGGAGACCGTGGAGGCAGACGAATTCAGCCTCTGCGGCTTCGTGCGCGTGTTAAATCTGGCTTTCGAAAAGAGCGTCTCTTTGCGGTATTCCCTAAACAACTGGATAACCTTTATGGACAGTTTGGCGTCCTATGTTCCTAACTCGAGCGACGGTGTCACTGACAAGTTCTGTTTCAAGATAGTTATGCCCACCTACCTAGACAACGGAGGAACATTGCAATTTGCAATTAAATACTGTGTCGGCGGGCAAGAGTTTTGGGACAATAATAACGGCAACAACTACAAAGTCCGTCGTCACCGGTTCAAGATGTCTCCACCTCGGGAATGGGAAAACGGATGGATTCATTTTATCTGA